In the genome of cyanobacterium endosymbiont of Braarudosphaera bigelowii, one region contains:
- a CDS encoding bifunctional folylpolyglutamate synthase/dihydrofolate synthase: protein MSIDSLLLPFQRFGVHLGLERINTLLTKLANPHHDVPIIHVGGSNGKGSVCAYLSSILMEAGYKVGRYTSPHLIDWTERICLNNKPIPKLYLREILLSIQDLILNDEDLPTQFEVITAAALTYFKQEKVDIIVMEVGLGGRLDATNICQAPLATVITSISLEHCQNLGPTITDIAREKSGIFKPNCPVVIGEVPHEAKDIFTSQINTLNCPSVWVQSATLTQHNSAIYKDIEYPLSLSGEVQLSNSAISIEVIKILKQKGWNIPINCIKDGIQKTSWRGRLEWLNWQSISLLVDGAHNPDAARQLRNYINNLNKSIQSITWIIGIINTKEHDKIFKELLRDNETLYLVPVPEHDNIEPKNLLSSIINSCVRLREIRVEKTLDSALKLTTNKRSNDNLVVLCGSLYLVGYLLKTIEYPNSKL, encoded by the coding sequence ATGAGTATTGACTCTCTTTTATTGCCTTTTCAACGTTTTGGAGTTCATCTAGGACTCGAACGTATTAATACTTTGTTAACTAAGTTAGCAAACCCTCATCATGACGTGCCTATTATTCATGTTGGAGGAAGTAATGGGAAAGGATCAGTTTGTGCTTACTTATCATCAATACTGATGGAAGCTGGATATAAAGTAGGACGTTATACATCTCCTCACTTAATAGACTGGACAGAAAGAATTTGTTTAAACAATAAACCAATACCAAAGTTATATTTAAGAGAGATACTTCTCAGCATTCAAGATCTAATTCTTAATGATGAAGATCTTCCTACTCAGTTTGAAGTTATAACAGCTGCGGCATTAACCTACTTCAAACAAGAAAAAGTAGACATTATTGTTATGGAAGTCGGTTTAGGCGGACGTTTGGATGCTACTAATATTTGTCAAGCACCTTTAGCAACAGTTATCACTTCTATTAGCTTGGAACATTGTCAAAATTTAGGTCCAACCATAACAGATATTGCTCGAGAAAAATCTGGAATTTTTAAACCTAATTGTCCAGTGGTTATTGGCGAAGTTCCTCATGAAGCTAAAGATATATTTACGTCGCAAATCAATACTCTGAATTGTCCTAGTGTCTGGGTTCAATCAGCAACCCTTACTCAACATAATTCAGCTATTTACAAAGATATTGAATATCCTTTATCTTTGTCAGGAGAAGTACAGTTAAGCAATTCAGCCATATCAATAGAAGTAATTAAAATACTAAAGCAAAAAGGATGGAATATTCCTATTAATTGTATTAAAGATGGTATACAAAAAACATCATGGAGAGGAAGACTAGAATGGCTTAATTGGCAAAGTATATCCTTACTAGTGGATGGAGCACATAATCCAGATGCTGCTAGGCAGCTACGTAATTATATTAATAATTTAAATAAATCTATTCAATCTATTACCTGGATAATAGGAATTATAAATACTAAAGAGCATGATAAGATCTTTAAAGAATTATTAAGAGATAATGAAACTTTATATTTAGTTCCTGTCCCTGAACACGACAATATAGAACCTAAAAACTTATTAAGTTCCATAATTAATAGTTGTGTCAGATTAAGAGAGATTAGAGTTGAAAAGACATTAGACTCTGCCTTGAAATTAACTACTAATAAGCGATCCAATGATAATTTAGTTGTTTTATGTGGTTCTTTATATTTAGTTGGTTATCTTTTAAAAACTATAGAATATCCCAATTCTAAATTATAG
- the rplA gene encoding 50S ribosomal protein L1, with protein sequence MPKKLSKRIKEALSKIDKKQAYQPIEALQLLKETATAKFNESAEVHVRLGIDPKYTDQQLRTTVSLPNGTGQIIRVAVIAKGEKVQEASNAGADIVGSEDLIDEIQKGMMDFEVLIATPDMMPKVAKLGRALGPRGLMPSPKGGTVTSDLGKAISEFKSGKLEFRADRTGIVHVIFGKVSFSPKELLANLKALQETIDKQRPSGAKGRYWRSVYVSASMGPSIQIDINALRDLKLEDS encoded by the coding sequence ATGCCTAAAAAACTTTCAAAACGGATTAAAGAAGCATTATCCAAGATTGACAAAAAACAAGCTTATCAACCTATTGAAGCTTTACAATTGTTAAAAGAAACTGCTACTGCTAAATTTAATGAATCAGCAGAAGTACATGTACGTTTGGGAATTGATCCTAAATATACAGATCAACAATTAAGGACAACTGTCTCCTTACCTAACGGTACGGGTCAAATAATTCGAGTAGCTGTTATCGCAAAAGGCGAAAAGGTCCAAGAAGCCAGTAATGCTGGGGCAGATATAGTGGGATCAGAAGATCTTATTGATGAAATCCAGAAAGGGATGATGGACTTCGAAGTTTTGATAGCAACTCCTGATATGATGCCTAAAGTTGCCAAGCTTGGTCGTGCACTCGGACCCCGTGGTTTAATGCCATCTCCAAAAGGGGGAACTGTTACTTCTGATTTAGGGAAAGCAATTTCTGAATTTAAATCAGGTAAATTAGAATTTCGTGCTGATCGTACTGGTATCGTTCATGTTATATTTGGCAAGGTATCCTTTTCCCCTAAAGAGTTATTAGCTAATTTAAAAGCTTTGCAGGAAACCATTGATAAACAAAGGCCTTCTGGAGCAAAGGGACGTTACTGGCGCAGTGTATATGTTTCCGCTTCTATGGGGCCATCTATCCAAATAGATATTAATGCCTTACGAGATTTGAAGTTAGAAGATAGTTAA
- a CDS encoding cytochrome c biogenesis CcdA family protein, protein MLNSLATKLYFIEQFADKLVSAQLEHINLLGFVIILFSGLLTSLNPCVVSMLPVTIAYIGCHESQKKFQGFIQSILFSLGLATTLVLLGIIAALLGKIYGQIGIQLPIFVSIVSILMGFNLLGLISFHFPSMRIENWLINKFHLRVRTYLLGMTFGLVASPCSTPVLATLLTWITSTQNLALGASVLLAYTIGYVSPLILVGTFTATLKQMLEFRRWSAIINPISAILLIVFGIFSLLSHVSLNYFSK, encoded by the coding sequence ATATTAAACTCTCTAGCAACTAAGCTTTATTTTATTGAACAATTCGCTGATAAATTAGTTTCTGCTCAACTGGAACATATCAATCTTCTAGGCTTTGTTATCATTCTTTTTTCAGGACTTTTAACTAGTCTAAATCCATGCGTTGTGTCTATGTTACCAGTTACTATTGCCTATATCGGTTGTCATGAATCTCAAAAAAAGTTTCAAGGATTTATTCAATCTATTTTGTTTTCTCTAGGCTTGGCAACAACATTAGTATTGCTAGGAATCATTGCAGCATTATTAGGTAAAATTTATGGACAAATTGGGATACAGTTACCAATTTTTGTAAGTATAGTTTCTATACTAATGGGCTTCAACTTATTGGGGTTAATTTCGTTTCATTTTCCTTCTATGAGAATAGAAAACTGGCTTATTAACAAATTTCACCTAAGAGTCCGTACTTATCTTTTGGGCATGACTTTTGGTTTAGTAGCTTCTCCTTGTAGTACACCTGTTCTGGCAACTTTGTTAACTTGGATTACTAGTACACAAAATTTAGCTTTAGGTGCGAGTGTATTATTAGCATATACAATTGGCTATGTGTCACCTTTGATTCTAGTAGGAACTTTTACTGCTACTCTTAAGCAAATGTTAGAGTTTCGTCGCTGGTCAGCAATTATTAATCCGATCAGTGCTATTCTCCTAATAGTATTTGGCATATTTTCTTTACTATCACATGTATCATTAAACTATTTTTCAAAATAG
- a CDS encoding phosphomannose isomerase type II C-terminal cupin domain: protein MVQIKENKINNTVVIPFSGTNTENLLTEKRPWGSFTTLEEGPGYKIKRIEVNPGHRLSLQMHYHRSEHWIVVSGTAKVTCGDSEKILGANESTYVPQCTSHRLENPGVIKLILIEVQNGEYLGEDDIVRFQDDYSRHK, encoded by the coding sequence ATGGTTCAAATTAAAGAAAATAAGATAAATAATACTGTTGTAATTCCTTTTTCTGGAACCAATACAGAAAATTTATTAACAGAAAAACGTCCTTGGGGATCATTTACAACTTTAGAAGAAGGTCCAGGTTACAAGATTAAGAGAATAGAAGTCAACCCAGGACATAGACTTAGTTTACAGATGCATTATCATCGTAGTGAACACTGGATAGTTGTTTCTGGGACAGCTAAGGTAACTTGCGGAGATAGCGAGAAAATTTTAGGAGCCAATGAATCTACTTATGTGCCTCAGTGTACATCTCATCGCTTAGAGAATCCGGGAGTCATCAAATTAATTTTAATTGAAGTTCAAAATGGTGAATATTTAGGAGAAGATGATATTGTTCGTTTTCAAGATGATTATTCACGTCATAAATAG
- a CDS encoding cytochrome c biogenesis protein, translating into MITSNLSITLNKVSSLKLKFWRMIRVITDIRLTIILLLVIALFSISGTLIEQEKSLEFYQKTYPHSPALFGFLTWNLILEIGLNHVYSTWWFLFLLVLFSTSLILCTFTRQWSALKAANKWNFYKKPYQLQKLALSSELKIEKIIPIVNILKGKKYKVFQENNTIYARKGIFGKVGPIIVHFGILIILCGSVIGSLTGFLEQRMVPSKSEFKVNSNLNLGPFSTSEISRDWKVRVNRFWIDYNSKGTVDQFYSNLSIINDEGKELKKETIYVNKPLHYNGVTIYQTNWGISSVQIQIDDGNIFQLPMVSLENDDQFKIWGTWIPLKSDLSEGISLIAKDLQGTMIIYDQEGNLYSAIRTGMPLTINGAQLKIHKLIGSTGLQIKADPGVPVVYMGFGLLMLGVIMSYVSHSQVWVLQINKTCLIGGKTNRSQIAFEKELKDIIDSLECLK; encoded by the coding sequence ATGATTACATCTAATTTGTCTATAACGCTAAACAAAGTTTCCTCACTGAAATTAAAATTTTGGCGAATGATTAGGGTAATTACAGATATACGTTTAACGATTATTTTATTATTGGTAATAGCTTTATTTAGTATTAGTGGAACTCTGATAGAGCAAGAAAAAAGTTTAGAATTTTATCAAAAAACTTATCCTCATTCACCTGCTCTTTTCGGATTTTTAACATGGAATCTCATTCTAGAGATAGGTCTAAATCACGTATACAGCACTTGGTGGTTTTTATTTTTACTTGTGCTATTCAGCACAAGTCTAATTTTATGCACTTTTACTCGTCAATGGTCTGCACTAAAAGCTGCAAATAAATGGAATTTTTACAAAAAGCCATATCAACTCCAAAAATTAGCATTAAGTTCAGAATTAAAGATTGAGAAAATTATTCCTATTGTTAATATTTTAAAAGGAAAAAAATATAAAGTTTTTCAGGAAAATAATACTATTTATGCTCGTAAAGGAATCTTTGGAAAAGTCGGACCTATTATCGTACACTTCGGAATATTAATTATATTGTGTGGTTCAGTTATTGGTTCTTTAACAGGATTTTTAGAGCAAAGAATGGTTCCTAGCAAATCTGAATTTAAAGTTAATAGTAATCTTAATTTGGGACCTTTCTCTACTTCAGAAATTTCTAGAGACTGGAAGGTTCGAGTTAATCGATTTTGGATTGACTACAATTCGAAGGGAACAGTTGATCAGTTTTATTCAAATCTATCCATAATAAATGACGAAGGAAAAGAATTAAAAAAAGAAACTATTTATGTGAACAAGCCATTGCATTATAACGGAGTTACTATATATCAAACAAACTGGGGAATCTCATCAGTCCAAATTCAAATTGACGATGGTAATATTTTTCAACTTCCTATGGTTTCTTTAGAGAATGACGATCAGTTCAAAATATGGGGTACTTGGATACCTTTAAAATCTGATTTAAGTGAAGGGATTTCACTAATTGCTAAAGATTTACAGGGAACTATGATTATTTATGATCAAGAAGGCAATCTTTATAGTGCAATTAGGACTGGAATGCCGTTAACAATCAATGGAGCACAACTAAAAATTCATAAGTTAATAGGAAGTACTGGATTACAGATAAAAGCAGATCCAGGAGTTCCTGTTGTTTATATGGGATTTGGTTTATTAATGCTTGGCGTAATTATGAGCTATGTATCTCATTCTCAAGTCTGGGTATTGCAAATAAATAAAACATGTTTAATAGGAGGAAAGACAAATAGATCTCAAATAGCTTTTGAAAAAGAATTAAAAGATATAATTGATTCTTTAGAATGTCTTAAATAA
- the nusG gene encoding transcription termination/antitermination protein NusG, translating to MNYTYDHSPDLEQFSDVQKPVARWYAVQVASGCEKRVKSNLEQRVQTLDTAGNILQIQIPKTPTIKVRKDGSRQQGAEKVFPGYILVRMIMDDDTWLVIKSTPNVINFVGSEQRRAYGRGRGHVKPLPLSPSEVERIFRQTEQPEPIIKIDMEVGDKIVVLSGPFKDFEGEVVEVSSEKNKLRALLSIFGRDTPVELEFNQVEKQN from the coding sequence ATGAATTATACTTATGATCATTCACCAGATTTAGAGCAATTTTCAGATGTACAGAAACCTGTTGCTCGCTGGTATGCTGTGCAAGTAGCTTCTGGTTGTGAAAAACGAGTAAAAAGTAATTTAGAGCAGCGAGTTCAAACTTTGGATACAGCTGGAAATATATTACAAATTCAGATTCCAAAAACGCCAACAATCAAAGTTCGTAAAGACGGTAGTCGTCAACAGGGAGCAGAAAAAGTATTTCCCGGTTACATACTAGTCAGAATGATCATGGATGACGATACTTGGTTGGTTATAAAAAGTACCCCCAATGTAATTAACTTTGTTGGTTCTGAACAGCGTCGAGCTTATGGTAGAGGGCGTGGACATGTAAAGCCACTTCCCCTTAGTCCATCAGAAGTAGAACGGATTTTCAGACAAACAGAACAACCAGAACCTATCATTAAAATTGATATGGAAGTTGGTGACAAAATTGTGGTACTCTCGGGCCCATTTAAAGATTTCGAAGGAGAAGTAGTAGAAGTTAGTTCTGAAAAGAACAAACTTAGAGCATTACTTTCGATTTTTGGAAGAGATACCCCGGTTGAACTAGAATTTAATCAAGTTGAGAAGCAAAATTAG
- the rplK gene encoding 50S ribosomal protein L11: MAKKVVALIKLALPAGKANPAPPVGPALGQRGVNIMAFCKEYNAKTSDKAGMIIPVEISVYEDRSFTFVLKTPPASVLILKAAGIEKGSSQPDKEKVGSITYSQLKDIAQTKMPDLNANDIDAAMNIVEGTARNMGVLIKD, from the coding sequence ATGGCGAAAAAAGTTGTTGCCTTAATTAAACTTGCCCTTCCTGCGGGAAAGGCTAACCCTGCACCTCCTGTCGGTCCAGCATTAGGACAGCGTGGTGTCAATATTATGGCGTTTTGTAAAGAATATAATGCTAAGACTTCAGATAAAGCGGGAATGATTATTCCTGTTGAGATCTCTGTCTATGAAGATCGTAGTTTTACCTTTGTTCTTAAAACTCCCCCAGCCTCAGTACTTATTCTTAAAGCAGCGGGAATTGAAAAAGGTTCGAGTCAACCAGACAAAGAAAAAGTAGGTAGTATTACTTATAGTCAGCTTAAGGATATTGCCCAAACTAAAATGCCTGATCTTAATGCTAATGATATTGATGCAGCAATGAATATTGTTGAAGGAACTGCTCGTAATATGGGTGTACTCATCAAAGATTAA
- a CDS encoding DNA-directed RNA polymerase subunit omega encodes MLKKYSFDSSQIMYCSQELLDAASNRYRITVQVAMRAKRRRYEEFDNIDNVHMKPAIRAIIEMSDELTQPEIISDVRD; translated from the coding sequence ATGCTAAAAAAATATTCTTTTGATTCCTCCCAAATTATGTATTGTTCACAAGAGCTACTTGATGCAGCATCTAATCGTTATCGTATAACAGTACAGGTAGCCATGAGAGCAAAACGCCGGCGTTATGAAGAATTTGATAATATTGATAACGTTCATATGAAGCCAGCAATTCGAGCTATCATCGAAATGTCAGATGAGCTAACTCAGCCAGAAATTATTAGTGATGTAAGAGATTAA
- the rplJ gene encoding 50S ribosomal protein L10: MGRTKENKAMVISNLKELLDGTELSFVIDYQGLSVAEITDLRDRLRPSGAICKVTKNTFMEKAVIDSDKWKPITSFLNGSSAFILVKEDLGGAIRAYQAFKKETKKTAFRGGVMEGKALNEEQVKAIADLPSKEELMGQTAGLINSVTAKLAIGINEMPTSLGRGINEIPNSLGRVLAAVAAKKES; this comes from the coding sequence GTGGGAAGGACAAAAGAAAATAAAGCAATGGTAATTTCTAACCTGAAAGAATTACTTGATGGAACAGAACTGAGTTTTGTTATTGATTATCAAGGTCTATCTGTTGCGGAAATTACTGACTTACGAGATCGCTTGCGCCCAAGTGGAGCGATCTGTAAAGTGACAAAGAACACTTTCATGGAAAAGGCGGTAATTGATAGTGATAAATGGAAACCAATAACTAGTTTTCTAAATGGATCATCAGCCTTTATTCTAGTTAAAGAAGATTTGGGTGGTGCCATTAGGGCCTATCAAGCTTTTAAAAAAGAAACAAAAAAGACTGCTTTCCGTGGCGGTGTAATGGAAGGGAAAGCCCTTAACGAAGAACAAGTTAAAGCAATTGCTGACTTGCCTTCCAAAGAGGAGCTTATGGGACAAACAGCAGGATTAATCAATTCTGTCACTGCTAAACTTGCTATTGGAATAAATGAGATGCCGACTTCTTTAGGTAGAGGTATTAATGAAATACCGAATTCTTTAGGTCGTGTATTAGCTGCTGTTGCAGCAAAAAAAGAAAGTTAA
- a CDS encoding glycosyltransferase, with the protein MRKLYFLVPGTDKSFFCGGLFAELKILNLAKEICHSELVTYRQREIGNLFLDDILKQDVKNIIFIISWGFDIPNLIKKLKGCNVVYHAHSSGYRFNIPSYIPIITVSRNTMGYWGQKAPHSPIYYLPNQISDEFRNLNLTRDIDVLVQKRKSSRYLLEQLVPQLQSKCRVVLISTFVEDITKLFNHSKVYLYDSAEYWAQHRVSEGFGLQPMEAIACGCQIFSSLNGGLSDYLDPEFNCQKIAIYSTGYDIQRILKTINSPTPNIINDSSQLLINYRGKKIIERLEVILNEINLFFDYKPHFPSDIKILSKEIWIEALTKKIWNKLRFYKRFKFFHPFIILPCISKLIPFSS; encoded by the coding sequence ATGAGAAAATTATATTTCCTGGTACCTGGAACAGATAAAAGTTTTTTTTGCGGTGGTCTTTTTGCAGAATTAAAAATTTTAAACTTAGCAAAGGAAATTTGCCATTCAGAATTAGTTACCTATAGACAAAGAGAAATAGGTAACTTGTTTTTAGATGACATCTTAAAACAAGATGTTAAGAACATTATCTTTATAATTAGTTGGGGATTTGATATCCCCAACTTAATTAAGAAATTGAAGGGATGCAATGTAGTGTATCATGCGCATAGTAGCGGCTATAGATTTAACATCCCTTCATATATTCCCATCATAACTGTTAGTCGTAATACAATGGGATATTGGGGGCAAAAAGCGCCTCATTCTCCAATTTATTACTTACCAAATCAAATTTCAGATGAATTTCGTAACTTAAATTTAACGAGAGATATTGACGTTTTAGTACAAAAAAGAAAATCATCTCGATATTTATTAGAACAACTAGTTCCTCAATTACAAAGTAAATGCAGAGTAGTTTTGATATCCACTTTTGTTGAAGATATTACAAAACTTTTTAATCATTCAAAGGTTTATCTTTATGATTCTGCAGAATATTGGGCACAACACAGGGTGAGTGAAGGTTTTGGTTTACAGCCTATGGAAGCTATAGCTTGTGGTTGCCAAATTTTTTCAAGTTTAAACGGGGGACTGTCGGATTATTTGGATCCAGAATTTAATTGTCAAAAAATAGCAATCTATTCTACAGGTTATGATATACAACGTATTCTTAAAACTATTAATAGTCCCACTCCAAACATAATAAATGATTCATCTCAGTTATTAATAAATTATCGAGGTAAAAAAATTATTGAACGCTTGGAGGTTATATTAAATGAGATCAATCTATTTTTTGACTATAAACCCCATTTCCCAAGTGATATTAAAATTTTATCAAAAGAAATATGGATTGAAGCTCTAACAAAAAAAATCTGGAACAAGTTAAGGTTTTATAAGAGATTTAAATTTTTCCATCCTTTTATAATATTGCCTTGCATAAGTAAACTTATCCCTTTTAGTAGTTGA
- the secE gene encoding preprotein translocase subunit SecE, with translation MKQARGDTRARNFVVDTREELAKIVWPSRQQLLSESAAVILMVSLVATVIYLVDNFFTWGSGKVF, from the coding sequence GTGAAACAAGCTAGAGGCGACACCAGAGCAAGAAACTTCGTAGTTGATACGAGGGAAGAATTGGCTAAAATTGTTTGGCCATCAAGACAGCAATTATTAAGCGAATCTGCTGCTGTTATTCTAATGGTAAGTCTTGTGGCCACCGTAATCTATCTCGTAGATAATTTCTTTACTTGGGGATCAGGGAAGGTGTTTTAA
- the psaC gene encoding photosystem I iron-sulfur center protein PsaC produces MSHKVKIYDTCVGCTQCVRACPLDVLEMVPWDGCKAGEIAASPRTEDCVGCKRCETACPTDFLSIRVYLGAETSRSMGLAY; encoded by the coding sequence ATGTCACATAAAGTTAAAATCTACGATACCTGTGTTGGTTGTACTCAGTGCGTTCGCGCCTGTCCTCTAGATGTTTTAGAGATGGTTCCATGGGATGGTTGTAAAGCAGGCGAAATTGCTGCTTCTCCTCGTACAGAAGATTGTGTAGGTTGTAAGCGTTGTGAAACAGCGTGCCCTACTGATTTCTTAAGTATTCGTGTTTACCTTGGAGCTGAGACAAGTCGGAGTATGGGTTTAGCTTACTAA
- the rplL gene encoding 50S ribosomal protein L7/L12, whose translation MSTVTDEIIEKLKSLSLLEASELVKQIEEVFNVSASAPVGGMMMAPGAVPGAAAGAEAAEEKTEFDVILEEFPSDKKIAILKVVRTITGLGLKEAKDLVESTPKSLKEGTSKDDAESIKKQLEDAGAKVTIK comes from the coding sequence ATGTCTACTGTAACTGATGAAATTATCGAAAAGCTTAAGTCTTTGAGCCTTTTAGAAGCATCTGAACTTGTTAAGCAGATTGAAGAAGTATTTAATGTAAGTGCTTCTGCACCTGTTGGTGGAATGATGATGGCGCCTGGTGCTGTTCCTGGTGCTGCTGCTGGTGCAGAAGCAGCAGAAGAAAAAACAGAATTCGATGTCATTCTGGAAGAATTTCCTAGTGATAAGAAAATAGCTATTCTTAAAGTAGTTCGTACTATAACTGGCTTAGGACTTAAAGAAGCAAAAGATCTTGTTGAATCAACTCCTAAATCTCTCAAAGAAGGAACTTCAAAAGATGATGCCGAAAGTATCAAGAAACAGCTTGAGGATGCTGGAGCTAAAGTAACTATTAAATAA